AGCAGGCGGTGGAAACCACCCCCCGCCCGCCGGTGCCGCCGATGATCAGGGGCTTGTCCTTCAGCCCCGGGTCATCGCGCTTTTCGATGGTCGCATAGAATGCGTCGCAGTCCATATGGGCGATGGTCAGGCCGACAAGTTCGGCGTGTCCCACGGTGCGTCGGCTGTCGCAAACCGGGCAGGGGGCGGGGCCAGGCATGGCCTCGAACCGGTGAAAGCCATCGCGGCAAAGGAAAGGTACGGGGGTCATGGCCGCACGTGGATATCCTCGGCCAGCTTGCGGATATGATCGTGCGCTGCTGCCCAGTCGTCGATCCGGGTGTGAGCATCGGGCGCCGGTGGCAGAAGGGCAGCAAGGCGCGGGTCGGCCACCATATGGAGGCGGTGTGTGGCGGGCGCATGGCGGGCGACGGAGGCGTGATGTGGCGGCAGGTCATCCACAAACACGGCAGGGGCACTGCGGCCCGCCGTGAGCGTTGCCACAAACTCGCCCTTGCCGCCTTTCGAGGCAATCACGGGGTAGGGCATGCCGTGCCCGGCGAGATTCTCAGCGCGGGCTTCACGCTGGGGCGCCGGCACGTTTGAAAGCACCACGATCTGCCAGTCGGCACTGAGGGACGCGAGCGCCTCGGCCGCCCCCTTCACCGGCTCGATATGGCGGGTGCGGGCGGCGAAGAAGGATGAGAGAAGCTCGCGGACATGCTCGGGCGCCACTATCCCGCCGTGGCGGTCGTAAACATTGCCGGTGATCGCAAAGCTCGTGAGCCGCAGTTCATAGCCTTCACTGAGGAGATAGACTTCGAGCGCTTCCATGAAACGCAACAAAACCTCGTCCGCGTCCAGGATGAGGAGCGGCTTTGCGGGATTGAGGCTTGCGGCAATGGCCTCGGCGCTTGTCACCATTCCACCCCTTTGCCGCCGCCGAGTGCGCGCCATGCGGCAACCACATCTTCGGGCTTCCTGTCAACTGAGGCAGCGAACTCGACGAGATCGGGCTCGAAGTCGATGAGGAAGCCAAGCACGCTCGCCTGCATATCGGCCTCGGAAAGCCCGGCGCGCAGGGCATCGGCATCCAGCCCGGTGATCGCGAAAAAGCGGTCCCTGAGGGCGTCTTCCGCCACGATATGCGCGACCGCCTGCAGGGCCATGGTTTCGGCTTCGATCGTCTGAATGGGCATAGGGACTCCTGCGACGCGTCGGGGCTTGGATTCGGCTTTCATAATAGGAGAGGGGCGGGCAGTTTAAAAGTCATCAGCAATGTGCTGATAAGCTTGTCTTTTGACAGAAAGCGAGCCTATTATTCCAAACAGATAGGCTCGTAGCTGGTTTGAGCAGAAGCCAAAGTCCAGGGGGTGGTATGGAGAAGAAGATCCTGATCGTCGAAGATAACGAGCTTAATATGAAGCTCTTCTGCGACCTTCTCGAAGCCCACAACTACAAGGTTATCCAGACCCGGGATGGGATGGCGGCGCTTGATCTGGCCCGCGAACACAATCCCGATCTGATCCTCATGGACATTCAGTTGCCCGAGGTTTCCGGCCTTGAAGTCACAAAATGGCTAAAGGAAGACGAAGACCTGCGAAAAATCCCCGTTGTCGCCGTGACGGCCTTTGCCATGAAGGGTGACGAGGAAAAAATCCGCGAAGGCGGATGTGAAGCCTATATCGCCAAGCCGATTTCGGTCGGCCACTTTCTTGAAACCGTCAAGCAGTTTGCCGGGTAGTAATCGATGACAGCCCGTGTTTTGGTGGTGGACGATGTGCCACCCAACGTCAAGCTTTTGGAAGCGAAGCTGACGAGCGAGTATTTTGATGTTCTGACGGCTTTCAGTGGTCCCGAAGCGCTGGATGTGATCTCGCGCGAACATCCCGATATCATCCTTCTTGATGTCATGATGCCCGGCATGGACGGGTTCGAGGTATGCCGCCGCATCAAGGCGGACGCTGCGACCTCGCACATCCCTGTGGTGATGGTGACTGCCCTTGACCAGCCTTCCGACCGTGTGGCGGGGCTTGAGGCGGGCGCTGACGACTTCCTGACGAAGCCTGTGCAGGATCTGGCCCTTTTCGCCCGCGTCAAATCGCTGGTGCGCCTGAAGGTCATGATGGACGAGCTCCGGAACCGCGAGGCAACGGGCACCACGCTCGGCTGGGAAGGTGATCTGGACGATCCGATTGCCAACGAGCTGCCTGACAATGCCGCCATCCTTGTGGTGGACGAACAGGAACGCGTGATGGAGCGTATTGCCCGCGCGCTTGAAGGGGTCGGGGACGTCACCTTCATGACGGGCGGCGACGATGTAGCCGAGCGTGCCCGCGAGAAATCGTTCGACCTGATCATCGTTTCGCTCACCATGAAATCGACGGACGGCCTGCGGGTCTGCTCCAAGCTTCGCTCGTTCGAGGAAACGCGCCACGTGCCGATTCTTGTGATGGTCGACGATGGCAATGCCAAATTCCTCGTCCGCGCCCTTGAGATGGGCGTGAACGACTATGTGGTGCGCCCCGTCGACCGGATGGAGTTTCTGGCGCGGGTGAAGACCCAGCTGAAGCGCAAGCGCTATGCCGACAAGCTGTGGGAAAACTTCCATGTGTCGATGCAGCTTGCCACCACCGACGCGGTGACCGGGCTTTATAACCGTCACTATCTGACGACCCACATGGAAACCCAGCTGCAGACGGCGCAGAAGCGCGGCAAGCCGCTATCCGTGATGATTCTCGATATCGACTTCTTCAAGAAGGTCAACGATACCTACGGCCATGCCGCGGGCGACCTTGTGCTGAAGGAATTTGCGAATCGCATCGCCCGCAATATCCGCGGGGTGGACCTTGCGGCCCGTTACGGCGGCGAGGAATTCGTAGTGATGATGCCCGATACGCCGCTTGACTGGGCGCATATGATTGCGGACCGGTTGCGCCAGGAAGTGGCGGAGCAGTTTTTCGATATCGGCTCCAGCGACGGTCCGATCAATGTGACCGTGTCGATCGGCGTGGCCGTGGCCGGCGAAAGCGCGACCCCTGCCGAGCTTCTGGACGCCGCCGACAAGGCGCTTTATGCCGCCAAGGAAGGCGGGCGTAACCGCGTGGTGCTGGCGCCGACCGTCTGATTCCGGCGGGAAAAGACAAAAGAAAAAGGGCTGTGAAACTCACAGCCCTTTTTCGTATCACCTGCGGTGAAAGCCAGATTACTTGATCTTGGCTTCCTTGAACTCAACATGCTTACGGACGACCGGGTCGTACTTCCGAAGGACCATCTTTTCCGTCATGGTGCGCGGGTTTTTCTTGGTCACATAGAAGTAGCCGGTGTCAGCAGTGCTGAGCAGCTTGATCTTGATGCTGGACGGCTTTGCCATCGGTCTTACTCCGAGAATTCCGTTAACGAGATCGCCAGTTGGCGACCGGTTCGACGGCGCAACATACTGTCAGGGGGCGATAAGTCAAGCGCAGATTGGCCATTCTGGCGGGAAAAATCCGCCCGATGGATCAATTACCCGAAAACGCTAATGGATGAGTAACTAATCCTGTGCCAAAAGAGGGGCACACAATTTGCGACGGGGCCCAGAATGATTACCGAAAACGAGCTGCTGCAGGAACTGAGAACCGAAGCGATTGATACGGTTGAAGACCGTCTCGCCGGCCTTTCGGAGACCTTGCAGCGCTTTGGCGACAGCAATCTGAAATCGCGGGATATCCTGGCCACGGTCAAGCTTGAGGTCCATTCGCTGAAAACGGTGGCGGCCAGCTTCGACATGAAGGCTCTGAAGGCGGTTTGCCACCGCTGCGAAGATTATATCTTCAACCTTTCGGATCTGGCCCCGCAGGCGATTGTCGATATCCAGACATTTGCCGACCGCATGTCGGAATGCCTCGATGCCTTCGTCCATAACCGCGAC
The Gimibacter soli DNA segment above includes these coding regions:
- a CDS encoding PleD family two-component system response regulator yields the protein MTARVLVVDDVPPNVKLLEAKLTSEYFDVLTAFSGPEALDVISREHPDIILLDVMMPGMDGFEVCRRIKADAATSHIPVVMVTALDQPSDRVAGLEAGADDFLTKPVQDLALFARVKSLVRLKVMMDELRNREATGTTLGWEGDLDDPIANELPDNAAILVVDEQERVMERIARALEGVGDVTFMTGGDDVAERAREKSFDLIIVSLTMKSTDGLRVCSKLRSFEETRHVPILVMVDDGNAKFLVRALEMGVNDYVVRPVDRMEFLARVKTQLKRKRYADKLWENFHVSMQLATTDAVTGLYNRHYLTTHMETQLQTAQKRGKPLSVMILDIDFFKKVNDTYGHAAGDLVLKEFANRIARNIRGVDLAARYGGEEFVVMMPDTPLDWAHMIADRLRQEVAEQFFDIGSSDGPINVTVSIGVAVAGESATPAELLDAADKALYAAKEGGRNRVVLAPTV
- a CDS encoding response regulator encodes the protein MEKKILIVEDNELNMKLFCDLLEAHNYKVIQTRDGMAALDLAREHNPDLILMDIQLPEVSGLEVTKWLKEDEDLRKIPVVAVTAFAMKGDEEKIREGGCEAYIAKPISVGHFLETVKQFAG
- a CDS encoding DUF3572 domain-containing protein; the protein is MPIQTIEAETMALQAVAHIVAEDALRDRFFAITGLDADALRAGLSEADMQASVLGFLIDFEPDLVEFAASVDRKPEDVVAAWRALGGGKGVEW
- the rpmG gene encoding 50S ribosomal protein L33; this encodes MAKPSSIKIKLLSTADTGYFYVTKKNPRTMTEKMVLRKYDPVVRKHVEFKEAKIK